From Nonlabens sp. Ci31, the proteins below share one genomic window:
- the feoB gene encoding ferrous iron transport protein B, with translation MGKSINVSLIGNPNTGKTSLFNRLTGLNQQVGNYPGITVEKKEGICKLDRGLKAHILDLPGTYSLNTTSLDESIVVETLLNRNSKDFPDVAVVVSDIENLKRNLLVFTQIKDLEIPTILVINMADRMERKAISLDIDLMQQELNTTVVLVSARKNQGIQELKDAIANYKQLTSEPCVNASVIDTEYFDNLKKTYPNQSVYKLWLVITQDVNFGKLDRNRDIEDLKKHKFDIKSEADLKKMQHKETVVRYQFINGLLKKVLTVDTANAKDIRTRLDRVLLHKVWGYLIFFVILLVIFQAIYDWSTYPMDWIDGAFASMSSWANNTFPAGPLTDLLAEGIIPGLGGIVIFIPQIAFLFLFIAILEESGYMSRVVFLMDHIMKRFGLSGKSVVPLVSGTACAIPAVMATRNIEDWKERLITILVVPFTTCSARLPVYLIIISLVIPDERILGGAFNMQGLTLMLLYLLGFVAAIFSAWVLNIILPINRKSFFVMEMPSYKLPLFKNVAITVIEKTKSFVVGAGKIIMAISVVLWILASYGVGEEFNNAEAIVNEQYANQNLTVEEMDQKVASHELEYSFIGYIGKGIEPAVRPLGYDWKIGIAIVSSFAAREVFVGTLATIYSVESDGEEEQTIKKRMAAETNPILGGPLFNFASGISLLLFYAFAMQCMSTLAIVKRETNSWKWPAIQFFFMTAAAYFAALGAYQILK, from the coding sequence AGACTTACCGGTCTCAACCAGCAGGTAGGGAACTATCCTGGAATTACCGTAGAGAAAAAAGAAGGTATTTGTAAACTTGACCGAGGTCTTAAAGCGCATATCTTAGACCTACCTGGAACCTATAGCCTGAATACGACATCATTAGATGAAAGTATTGTGGTAGAGACTTTACTCAACAGGAACTCCAAGGATTTTCCAGATGTTGCTGTTGTCGTTTCTGACATAGAAAACTTAAAGAGAAACCTGCTGGTATTTACCCAGATTAAAGATCTAGAAATCCCTACCATTTTGGTCATTAATATGGCCGACCGTATGGAGCGCAAAGCGATCTCTCTAGACATCGACTTGATGCAGCAAGAGCTCAATACTACTGTAGTTTTAGTAAGTGCACGCAAGAACCAAGGGATTCAAGAGCTTAAAGATGCCATAGCCAACTATAAACAGCTTACTTCTGAGCCATGTGTTAACGCATCGGTAATCGATACCGAATATTTTGATAATCTCAAAAAAACCTATCCTAATCAATCCGTTTATAAATTATGGCTGGTCATCACTCAAGATGTGAATTTTGGTAAACTGGATCGTAATCGTGATATAGAAGATTTAAAAAAGCACAAGTTTGATATAAAATCTGAAGCTGATTTGAAAAAAATGCAGCACAAAGAAACAGTGGTGCGCTATCAGTTTATCAACGGCTTGCTTAAAAAAGTACTTACTGTTGATACCGCAAATGCAAAAGATATCAGGACACGACTCGACCGAGTCTTACTGCATAAGGTTTGGGGTTATTTAATCTTTTTTGTGATCCTATTGGTCATTTTTCAAGCGATTTATGATTGGAGTACGTACCCTATGGACTGGATCGATGGAGCTTTTGCTAGCATGAGCTCTTGGGCAAACAATACTTTTCCGGCAGGACCCTTAACAGACTTATTAGCCGAAGGAATCATACCTGGCTTAGGAGGTATTGTTATTTTTATCCCACAAATTGCTTTTCTATTTCTCTTCATCGCTATTCTTGAAGAAAGCGGTTATATGAGTCGTGTGGTATTCCTTATGGACCATATAATGAAACGGTTTGGTTTAAGTGGTAAGAGTGTGGTACCCTTAGTTTCTGGAACAGCCTGTGCGATTCCAGCCGTAATGGCCACTAGAAATATAGAAGACTGGAAAGAACGGTTGATTACCATATTAGTAGTTCCGTTTACAACTTGTTCAGCCCGATTGCCTGTTTATTTGATTATTATTTCTTTAGTAATTCCAGATGAGCGCATTTTAGGAGGTGCTTTTAATATGCAGGGACTTACATTGATGTTGCTGTATTTGTTAGGTTTTGTAGCTGCGATATTTTCTGCTTGGGTACTTAATATCATACTACCCATAAATCGCAAATCATTTTTTGTCATGGAAATGCCTTCTTATAAATTGCCTTTATTTAAAAACGTGGCGATTACGGTTATTGAAAAAACCAAAAGCTTTGTAGTAGGAGCCGGTAAGATCATTATGGCTATTTCTGTAGTTTTATGGATACTGGCCAGTTATGGGGTAGGAGAAGAGTTCAATAATGCTGAGGCGATTGTCAATGAACAATATGCAAACCAGAACTTGACAGTGGAAGAAATGGATCAAAAGGTTGCTTCTCACGAGTTGGAATACAGCTTTATAGGTTACATAGGTAAAGGGATTGAGCCCGCCGTAAGACCTTTGGGTTACGATTGGAAAATAGGTATTGCGATCGTAAGTTCTTTTGCAGCAAGAGAAGTTTTTGTAGGAACGCTGGCAACCATTTACAGTGTAGAAAGCGACGGTGAGGAAGAACAAACCATTAAGAAGCGCATGGCCGCAGAGACCAACCCTATTCTAGGTGGTCCCTTATTTAATTTTGCCAGTGGTATTTCTTTATTACTATTCTATGCATTTGCTATGCAATGTATGAGTACACTAGCCATTGTAAAACGAGAAACCAATAGCTGGAAATGGCCTGCAATTCAATTTTTCTTCATGACTGCTGCGGCATATTTTGCTGCATTGGGCGCATACCAAATATTGAAATAA
- a CDS encoding succinate dehydrogenase cytochrome b subunit: MNVLFYRKTIIAATGLFLCIFLIVHLSANAILIFPEEVARGWYNSYSTTLRESPLIKIVAYLLYLSIVLHALYALLITIRNRKAKPQKYVMDQSSENSTWASKNMGILGTLILIFIIIHLANFWARIKLGIGESVGFDAAGNKDVYEVTYSLFHNIYFVLFYVICAIPLAFHLYHGFKSSFKTLGFYHKKGTAIIAKTSLVYAIIMGVGFGLIPIIVYFK; this comes from the coding sequence ATGAATGTACTCTTCTATAGAAAAACCATTATTGCAGCTACTGGATTATTTTTATGTATTTTTTTAATCGTCCATCTCTCGGCAAATGCGATCCTAATTTTTCCTGAAGAGGTCGCTCGAGGATGGTACAACTCCTATTCCACAACTTTAAGAGAAAGCCCCTTAATTAAGATAGTAGCTTATTTACTATACCTTTCTATTGTTCTTCATGCTTTGTATGCCTTATTAATTACTATAAGAAATAGAAAAGCAAAACCACAGAAATATGTGATGGATCAAAGTTCAGAAAATAGCACTTGGGCCTCTAAAAACATGGGAATTCTAGGGACACTTATTTTGATTTTTATCATTATACATTTGGCTAATTTCTGGGCACGTATCAAATTAGGCATAGGTGAATCAGTAGGCTTTGATGCAGCGGGTAATAAGGATGTTTATGAAGTGACTTATTCCTTGTTTCACAACATCTATTTTGTGTTATTTTACGTGATATGTGCCATACCACTAGCTTTTCACTTGTACCACGGTTTTAAAAGCAGCTTTAAAACCTTAGGTTTCTACCATAAAAAAGGTACTGCAATTATTGCAAAAACATCTTTAGTATACGCTATCATTATGGGGGTTGGTTTTGGTCTTATTCCAATTATTGTTTACTTTAAATAA
- a CDS encoding fumarate reductase/succinate dehydrogenase flavoprotein subunit, producing MKLDPKIPKGKLEDKWSNYQITSKLINPTNKKKLNVIVVGSGLSGAGAAATLAELGYDVKCFCYQDSARRAHSVAAQGGINASKNYQHDGDSVYRMFYDTLKGGDFRSREANTYRLAELSAPLIDHYVQQGVPFAREYGGTLVNRSFGGVQVQRTFYARGQTGQQLLLAAYSQLYKMIRAKKVEMFPRSEMLDLVVIDGKAKGIIIRDLVTGDLKRYAADAVVLATGGYSRVFRLSTLAIGCNGSALWKAHKKGAYFGAPSFTQIHPTALPQSSEAQSKLTLMSESLRNDGRIWVPKVKGNTTEANAIPEEERDYYLERRYPSFGNLAPRDIASRAAKERLDAGYGVGRLKNAVYLDFKHAIEKFGLETIKDRYGNLFKMYKKITGIDAYTTPMLISPAAHFSMGGLWVDYELMTTIPGLYAIGECNYSDHGANRLGANSLLQASVDGYFILPNTINNYLAGEMKNEQPTVNDPAFAKAEQQTQEYIDQILAIQGSKTVDHFHRELGKVMWRECAMSRNQDGLLKAIAQIKSIRKEFWSDVKVTGHDKEMNTELEKALRLADFIELGILMCTDALQREESCGAHFREEYQTEEGEAVRVDEDYSYVSAWEYDHGDFKLHKEPLEFEFVTPSVRSYK from the coding sequence ATGAAATTGGACCCAAAAATACCTAAAGGAAAACTAGAAGATAAATGGAGTAATTATCAAATCACTTCTAAACTCATCAACCCAACAAACAAGAAAAAACTGAATGTCATTGTCGTTGGTTCTGGACTGTCTGGAGCTGGTGCAGCAGCTACTCTTGCAGAATTGGGTTATGACGTTAAATGCTTTTGCTATCAAGATTCGGCCAGACGAGCACATTCTGTTGCCGCTCAAGGAGGAATCAATGCTTCAAAGAATTATCAGCACGATGGAGATAGCGTGTACCGCATGTTTTATGACACTCTTAAAGGAGGCGATTTTAGATCTAGAGAAGCAAATACTTATAGACTCGCTGAGCTTTCGGCTCCATTGATTGATCACTATGTGCAACAAGGGGTTCCTTTTGCTCGAGAATATGGAGGCACTTTAGTAAACAGAAGTTTTGGAGGTGTACAAGTACAACGCACCTTTTATGCAAGAGGGCAAACTGGCCAACAGTTACTCCTGGCGGCTTACTCGCAATTGTATAAAATGATACGAGCTAAAAAAGTAGAAATGTTTCCCCGTAGTGAGATGTTGGATCTGGTGGTTATTGATGGTAAAGCAAAAGGTATTATCATACGGGATTTAGTTACTGGAGACTTAAAACGCTATGCGGCAGATGCTGTGGTACTAGCTACTGGTGGTTATTCTCGTGTTTTTAGACTGTCTACGCTGGCGATAGGATGTAATGGAAGTGCTCTGTGGAAAGCGCATAAAAAAGGCGCTTATTTTGGGGCACCTAGTTTTACACAGATACATCCTACTGCTTTACCGCAGTCCAGTGAAGCGCAATCTAAACTTACCTTAATGTCAGAGTCTCTGAGAAATGATGGGCGTATTTGGGTTCCCAAAGTTAAAGGAAATACGACTGAAGCAAATGCTATTCCTGAGGAAGAACGCGACTATTATCTAGAGCGTCGTTATCCAAGTTTTGGAAATTTAGCTCCACGAGATATCGCCTCGAGAGCCGCTAAAGAGCGCCTTGATGCTGGTTATGGCGTAGGACGTTTAAAGAATGCCGTCTACCTTGATTTTAAACACGCCATTGAGAAATTTGGGTTGGAGACCATCAAAGATCGCTACGGGAATCTCTTTAAGATGTATAAAAAAATTACCGGTATCGATGCGTATACAACACCCATGCTCATCTCGCCAGCAGCCCACTTTTCCATGGGTGGGCTTTGGGTAGATTATGAATTAATGACTACCATTCCAGGTTTGTATGCCATAGGGGAATGTAATTATTCTGATCATGGAGCTAACCGTTTGGGAGCAAATTCATTGCTTCAAGCAAGTGTGGACGGCTATTTTATACTGCCCAATACCATTAATAATTACCTGGCAGGAGAGATGAAAAATGAGCAGCCTACTGTAAACGATCCCGCTTTCGCGAAAGCGGAACAACAAACTCAAGAATATATAGATCAAATACTAGCCATTCAAGGAAGTAAAACGGTGGATCATTTTCATAGAGAACTAGGTAAAGTCATGTGGCGAGAATGTGCTATGAGTAGAAATCAAGACGGACTCCTAAAAGCCATTGCTCAAATTAAAAGCATTAGAAAGGAATTTTGGAGCGATGTCAAAGTTACGGGTCACGATAAAGAAATGAATACAGAGCTAGAGAAAGCCTTGCGCCTTGCTGATTTTATAGAATTGGGTATATTAATGTGTACCGATGCGTTGCAACGAGAAGAATCTTGTGGAGCACATTTTAGAGAAGAATATCAAACAGAAGAAGGTGAAGCAGTGCGTGTAGATGAAGATTATAGTTACGTTTCTGCTTGGGAATATGATCATGGCGACTTTAAATTACATAAAGAGCCACTAGAATTTGAATTTGTAACACCTTCTGTGAGAAGCTATAAGTAG
- a CDS encoding succinate dehydrogenase/fumarate reductase iron-sulfur subunit — MKVTFKIWRQEGPQDKGGIRDYEVDGLTEDMSFLEALDHLNELLVLRDEKVIAFEYDCREGICGQCGVFINGRAHGPHDHITTCQLHMRSFKDGDSIVVEPWRAASFPVIKDLIVDRSALDRIIGQGAFISSKTGTAPEANAILIPKEVSDRAMDAAACIGCGACVATCKNSSAALFTSAKINHLNSLPQGKAEEHQRVEQMTYQMEIEGFGSCTFTGACEVECPEGISILNIAEMNARLIKSNVIG, encoded by the coding sequence ATGAAAGTAACATTTAAAATATGGAGGCAGGAAGGGCCTCAAGATAAAGGAGGCATAAGAGACTATGAAGTGGATGGCCTCACGGAGGATATGTCTTTTTTGGAAGCTTTAGATCACCTTAATGAATTGCTAGTCCTCCGAGATGAAAAGGTGATTGCGTTTGAATACGATTGTCGAGAAGGTATTTGTGGACAATGCGGGGTGTTTATAAATGGACGTGCTCACGGGCCTCATGATCATATAACCACTTGCCAATTGCACATGCGGAGTTTTAAAGACGGTGACAGTATTGTAGTAGAACCCTGGCGAGCAGCTTCATTTCCAGTCATCAAAGACTTGATTGTTGATCGCTCCGCTTTGGACAGAATTATAGGACAAGGGGCATTTATCAGTTCCAAAACAGGAACAGCTCCAGAGGCAAATGCGATCCTTATCCCTAAAGAAGTGTCAGACAGGGCCATGGATGCCGCGGCTTGTATAGGTTGTGGTGCTTGTGTAGCCACTTGTAAAAACTCGTCTGCTGCATTGTTTACATCAGCAAAAATCAACCATCTCAACAGTTTGCCACAAGGTAAGGCTGAAGAACATCAACGCGTCGAGCAAATGACCTATCAAATGGAAATAGAAGGCTTTGGGAGTTGCACATTTACAGGTGCTTGTGAGGTGGAATGTCCAGAAGGTATTTCCATATTAAATATTGCCGAAATGAATGCAAGACTGATTAAATCCAATGTAATAGGCTGA
- the murI gene encoding glutamate racemase, with protein MNSNPIGFFDSGVGGTSVWKAVIELLPHENTIYLADSKHAPYGRKSKQEIIRLCIKNTEFLLSQNCKMIAVPCNTATTNAISYLRAHYDVPFIGIEPAIKTAALKSDTKKIGILATKGTLSSKLFNDTQKEFAHSVNTIEIVGTGIVELIEAGKKDSEEMRDLLVRITEPFMISGIDYLVLGCSHYPYVKEMLQELLPMRVRIIDSGAAVARQTLNILKLESLLNPTDKAGNHLLYSNLQTETLDDLTREVANREVSLLDF; from the coding sequence ATGAATAGCAATCCAATAGGTTTTTTTGACTCTGGTGTAGGAGGAACAAGTGTATGGAAGGCAGTAATTGAATTATTACCTCACGAAAACACCATCTACTTAGCCGACTCAAAACATGCGCCTTACGGTCGTAAGTCTAAGCAGGAGATTATTAGGCTCTGTATTAAAAATACCGAATTTTTATTAAGTCAAAACTGCAAAATGATCGCAGTTCCTTGTAATACAGCCACTACCAATGCTATTTCTTATTTACGCGCTCATTACGATGTGCCTTTTATAGGAATTGAGCCGGCTATAAAAACTGCGGCACTTAAAAGTGATACTAAAAAAATAGGAATTCTCGCTACTAAAGGAACCCTGTCGAGCAAGCTTTTTAATGATACCCAAAAAGAATTTGCTCACAGTGTCAATACTATTGAAATAGTAGGAACTGGAATTGTTGAGCTTATAGAAGCAGGCAAAAAAGACAGTGAAGAGATGCGAGATCTTTTGGTACGTATTACTGAGCCGTTCATGATCTCTGGAATCGATTATTTGGTTTTGGGCTGCAGCCATTATCCTTACGTAAAAGAAATGCTTCAAGAACTTCTTCCTATGCGAGTGCGCATTATCGATTCTGGAGCCGCAGTGGCAAGACAGACGTTGAATATTTTAAAGTTAGAAAGCTTATTGAATCCAACGGATAAAGCCGGAAATCACTTGCTATATTCTAATTTACAAACAGAAACGCTAGATGATTTAACTAGAGAAGTAGCAAATAGAGAGGTGTCGTTATTGGATTTTTAA
- a CDS encoding LytR/AlgR family response regulator transcription factor — MKLTSIIVEDEQISRDILKNYITKYCPQVEVLHEATNVEEAFELLQKTDIDLVFLDVEMPYGTAFDLLDKLPNRTFETVFVTAYDQYAKDALNQQAAYYLTKPIDIDELIKATEIVRAIKERENEVNVDLSIKEQNSSQLTDKITIPTQEGFEVLPIKDIIYCSADDNYTHIYLENDKKLVSKTLKHFDDMLSDKGFARIHKSHLINVSHVTAYKKGKGGSVMLGTVELPVSPSKKLGLFGYFS; from the coding sequence ATGAAACTAACTTCCATAATAGTAGAAGACGAGCAAATTTCAAGAGACATCTTGAAGAACTATATCACTAAGTATTGTCCGCAAGTAGAAGTCCTGCATGAAGCCACTAATGTAGAAGAGGCTTTTGAATTGCTTCAAAAAACAGACATAGATTTGGTTTTTCTAGATGTAGAAATGCCTTATGGAACTGCGTTTGATTTACTGGATAAGTTACCCAACCGTACTTTTGAAACTGTTTTTGTCACGGCTTACGATCAATATGCAAAAGATGCGCTCAATCAGCAGGCGGCTTATTACCTGACCAAGCCTATAGATATAGATGAACTGATCAAAGCAACAGAAATAGTAAGGGCAATCAAAGAACGTGAAAACGAGGTGAATGTTGATCTGAGTATCAAAGAACAAAACAGCTCACAGCTCACTGATAAAATCACCATTCCTACCCAAGAAGGCTTTGAAGTACTCCCTATTAAAGACATCATCTATTGCAGTGCAGACGATAATTACACACATATCTATCTTGAAAACGACAAAAAACTGGTTTCTAAAACCTTAAAACACTTTGACGACATGCTGTCTGATAAAGGTTTTGCTCGTATTCATAAATCACACCTCATCAATGTTTCTCATGTCACCGCTTATAAAAAAGGTAAAGGCGGTAGTGTGATGCTGGGAACGGTAGAACTTCCTGTAAGCCCGAGTAAAAAACTGGGTTTGTTTGGGTATTTTAGTTAG
- a CDS encoding histidine kinase, giving the protein MKQIVTLLILLFTFQIAVAQNKELQAPRTQETNMVLEGRVLSESGMPIAGVNIEGKMGRYATTDARGTFSLPANMGEEIVIRGLNFETVYYRIRSNDDIEIRVQSENQDQKKRPAIPYQVAMDSAQVFLKKDAQKSADFLIAALSNNPKSLTKNQESAAYKKLGDLYSFHKQYDLAIANYTQAEELNTSLTIIIKKADMLRLNGNYQEAIAAYLGADISSTGRSKKNLSTGGSSTLEIKRLTGLAAAYAKTNDSEKALQTYKQALQLAQTTSLNIQVTSINSKIAALLNEIGQVDKAEAYYNRAIQESKKESRKANVITQSQTADFYRSNSQFDKEIALRKNNIEILDEIKSDEAKAPQKMTKKEGVLNEVVIAEDDIEERGAEAAYEPSSSNGINRLSKQKEQLNIAEALKAQNKIAEAIIFYESSLDEATENNDLGVKKDAAKSLYELNKKAGNTKTALAYNELYINTVDALYLEKEKELEENSRKTKELVSKQTRILTLEKDRELTENKIALINTERELTQQMNQRQRWIIYSLVALSLLLLTLAYFMYRNNKQQKINNHLLALKSLRSQMNPHFIFNALNSVNNYIAQNDERAANKYLADFSKLMRSVLENSELDFIPLEKEIELLGLYLKLEHERFKDKFDFTLKIDPSLKDAKIQVPPMLLQPIIENAVWHGLRYKKEKGFLNVTFAKAEKGILVTITDNGIGREKSKEIKTEHQKKRDSKGLGNIKNRVALLNELHDCKIGMEASDAGLTPDVGTTVVVRMGG; this is encoded by the coding sequence ATGAAACAGATAGTCACTTTATTAATCCTGCTTTTTACTTTTCAAATAGCAGTAGCACAAAACAAGGAACTCCAAGCGCCTAGGACTCAAGAGACCAATATGGTGCTGGAAGGACGTGTGTTGAGTGAAAGTGGAATGCCTATTGCAGGAGTGAATATAGAAGGGAAAATGGGGCGTTATGCAACTACTGATGCTCGCGGTACCTTTAGTTTACCCGCAAATATGGGAGAAGAAATCGTGATAAGAGGTCTTAATTTTGAGACCGTTTATTACCGTATAAGAAGTAATGACGATATAGAAATACGCGTACAAAGTGAAAACCAAGATCAAAAAAAGCGCCCTGCTATTCCCTATCAAGTGGCTATGGATAGTGCACAAGTATTTTTGAAAAAAGACGCACAAAAATCAGCCGATTTCCTTATCGCTGCTTTATCTAACAATCCTAAATCACTTACCAAAAATCAAGAAAGTGCCGCTTATAAAAAACTGGGCGACCTCTATAGTTTTCATAAACAATACGATCTTGCCATTGCTAATTATACGCAGGCCGAGGAGTTGAACACCAGCCTTACAATTATCATAAAAAAAGCAGACATGCTGCGTCTCAATGGTAATTATCAAGAAGCCATTGCCGCTTATTTAGGTGCGGATATTTCCAGCACTGGTAGATCAAAAAAGAACCTAAGCACGGGAGGTTCTTCTACTTTAGAAATAAAAAGACTCACGGGTCTAGCTGCTGCTTATGCTAAAACAAACGATAGCGAGAAGGCATTGCAAACTTATAAACAGGCACTGCAACTTGCTCAAACCACCAGTTTAAATATACAAGTGACTTCCATCAATTCAAAAATTGCTGCGCTGTTAAATGAAATAGGTCAGGTAGATAAGGCAGAAGCTTATTACAATAGAGCCATCCAAGAATCTAAAAAGGAGAGTCGTAAGGCTAATGTGATTACCCAATCACAAACAGCAGACTTTTACCGAAGCAACTCTCAGTTTGATAAGGAAATTGCCTTGCGTAAGAATAATATTGAAATCCTCGATGAGATTAAAAGCGACGAAGCTAAAGCACCGCAAAAAATGACCAAAAAAGAAGGCGTTTTAAACGAGGTGGTGATAGCTGAGGATGATATAGAAGAAAGAGGTGCAGAAGCTGCTTATGAGCCTTCCAGCTCAAATGGAATAAATCGCTTGTCCAAACAAAAAGAACAACTCAACATCGCCGAAGCTTTAAAAGCTCAAAATAAAATTGCAGAGGCAATCATTTTCTATGAATCCAGTCTAGACGAAGCAACCGAGAATAATGACCTAGGAGTAAAAAAGGACGCTGCAAAAAGCCTGTATGAACTCAATAAAAAAGCGGGTAATACTAAAACAGCACTGGCCTATAATGAATTGTACATCAATACTGTAGATGCGTTGTATCTAGAGAAAGAAAAAGAACTAGAAGAAAACTCTAGAAAAACCAAAGAGCTGGTTTCTAAACAGACCAGGATCCTTACCCTAGAAAAAGATCGCGAGCTTACCGAGAATAAAATTGCCCTGATCAATACCGAGCGCGAGCTTACACAACAAATGAACCAGCGACAGCGCTGGATAATATACTCATTAGTTGCCTTGAGTCTATTATTACTGACACTGGCGTATTTTATGTACCGCAACAACAAGCAGCAAAAAATCAACAACCATTTACTCGCTCTCAAATCATTGCGCAGTCAGATGAATCCGCATTTTATATTTAATGCGTTGAACTCTGTAAATAACTATATCGCACAAAATGACGAACGCGCGGCCAACAAATACCTGGCAGACTTCTCTAAATTGATGCGCAGCGTTTTAGAAAATAGTGAGTTGGATTTTATCCCATTAGAAAAGGAAATTGAACTTCTAGGTCTTTATCTAAAGCTGGAACACGAACGTTTTAAAGATAAATTTGATTTTACCCTTAAAATTGACCCTTCTTTAAAGGATGCTAAAATACAAGTGCCTCCTATGCTATTACAGCCCATTATTGAAAATGCGGTATGGCATGGATTGCGTTATAAAAAAGAAAAAGGCTTTTTAAATGTCACTTTCGCGAAAGCGGAAAAAGGAATACTAGTCACCATAACAGACAATGGAATAGGAAGAGAAAAGTCCAAAGAAATAAAAACCGAGCATCAAAAGAAACGCGATTCTAAAGGCTTGGGCAATATCAAAAATCGTGTCGCATTATTGAATGAATTGCACGATTGTAAAATCGGTATGGAAGCAAGTGATGCTGGATTGACTCCGGATGTGGGGACTACCGTTGTGGTGAGGATGGGGGGATGA